In Patescibacteria group bacterium, a genomic segment contains:
- a CDS encoding glycosyltransferase, whose amino-acid sequence MELVQKKSSIAFLSTFPPRQCGIAVFTNDLRSAIDKMFSPFINSKIVAMNVKEIHNLDYSNKVIFQINQSNKEDYIKTAKDLNSLKSIKLISIQHEFGIFGEEYGSNLILFLKEIKKPVIVTFHSVLPNPDEKMKMVIYEIDRYSKGIVVMTKLSKEILIKDYKIDSEKIKVIPHGIHSVPYTDGKKAKSIFGFSGKLVLSTFGFLSSGKGLEYIIDSLPPIIEKFPNVKFIISGITHPNILEQEGEKYRNFLMQKVNELKLENNVHFYNEYFDIDKLLKLLEATDIYISPSLNPNQAVSGTMSYALGSGRAVISTSFSQAKEDITNEVGRLVDFKNSQAFTNAIFELIGGEKMFLQIGKNAYFRTRHMTWENVAYSYMKFFSKFVPDLINIQKKFPPIKFEHIIKLTDDFGIIQFAELTEPDLSSGYTLDDNARALIATSFYYKKTQNKFLLKLIAIYLNFIEGLIKSDGYFYNYVNEKRIIDEERNIIEDSQDPSARALYALSVVLNTEQIPLFLKEKAKNIINKSIEKNISFSSPRSIAFYVKALNCLFLEYKDQKFFDILKQNCDKLVYLYESSHSFSWEWFEGYLTYSNAVLSEALIVGYSIIKDKKYLDIAEKTFNFLINQTFKNDKYIPIGQNGWFIKDKKRHYFDQQPEDTASTVQAFNKMFMLTNKDIYRKFANTAFNWFLGDNILGQVVYDRTTGGCYDGIGKKFINLNQGAESTISYILARLSFDFKTSE is encoded by the coding sequence ATAAAATGTTTTCACCATTTATTAATTCAAAAATTGTTGCAATGAATGTTAAAGAAATACATAATTTAGATTATTCCAACAAAGTAATTTTTCAAATTAATCAGTCTAATAAAGAGGATTATATAAAAACAGCAAAAGATTTAAATTCACTGAAAAGCATAAAGCTTATAAGTATACAACATGAATTTGGTATTTTTGGAGAAGAATATGGGTCAAATCTTATTCTTTTTTTAAAGGAAATAAAAAAACCAGTAATAGTTACCTTTCATTCAGTCCTCCCAAATCCAGATGAAAAAATGAAAATGGTTATTTATGAGATAGATAGATATTCCAAAGGTATAGTAGTTATGACAAAATTATCAAAAGAAATTTTAATAAAGGACTATAAAATAGATTCAGAAAAAATAAAAGTTATACCACATGGTATTCATAGTGTTCCTTATACAGATGGTAAAAAAGCCAAGTCCATTTTTGGATTTTCAGGCAAACTAGTTTTGTCAACTTTTGGATTTTTAAGTTCAGGTAAAGGGCTTGAGTATATAATTGATTCCTTGCCACCGATTATTGAAAAATTTCCTAATGTTAAATTTATTATATCAGGCATTACTCATCCAAATATTTTAGAGCAAGAGGGGGAAAAATATAGAAATTTTTTAATGCAGAAAGTTAATGAACTTAAATTAGAAAACAATGTTCATTTTTATAATGAATATTTTGATATAGACAAGCTTCTCAAGTTGTTAGAGGCTACAGATATTTATATCTCTCCATCTTTAAATCCCAATCAAGCTGTTTCAGGAACAATGTCTTATGCTTTAGGAAGTGGTCGAGCTGTTATATCTACTTCTTTTTCTCAGGCAAAAGAGGATATCACAAATGAAGTAGGTAGATTGGTCGATTTTAAAAATTCGCAAGCTTTTACTAATGCAATTTTTGAATTAATAGGCGGAGAAAAAATGTTTTTACAAATTGGCAAAAATGCTTATTTTAGAACTAGACATATGACATGGGAAAATGTAGCTTATTCATATATGAAATTTTTTTCTAAGTTTGTGCCAGATTTAATAAATATACAAAAAAAATTTCCACCAATAAAGTTTGAACATATAATAAAATTAACTGATGATTTTGGAATTATTCAGTTTGCAGAATTAACAGAACCAGATTTGTCTTCCGGATATACGCTTGATGACAATGCAAGAGCTTTAATAGCGACTTCTTTTTATTATAAAAAGACACAAAATAAATTTTTATTAAAATTAATTGCTATATATTTAAATTTTATAGAAGGACTAATCAAATCGGATGGTTATTTTTATAATTATGTTAATGAAAAAAGAATTATTGATGAGGAAAGAAATATTATAGAAGATTCACAAGATCCCTCAGCTAGAGCATTATATGCACTTTCTGTTGTTTTAAATACTGAACAGATACCATTATTTTTAAAAGAAAAAGCAAAAAATATTATTAATAAAAGTATTGAAAAAAATATTTCTTTTTCTTCACCTCGTTCCATAGCATTTTATGTAAAAGCACTCAACTGTCTATTTTTAGAATATAAAGATCAAAAGTTTTTTGATATATTAAAACAAAATTGTGATAAGCTTGTTTATTTATATGAAAGTAGTCATTCATTTAGCTGGGAATGGTTTGAGGGCTATTTAACTTATTCGAACGCGGTTTTATCAGAAGCATTAATTGTTGGTTATAGTATAATAAAAGATAAAAAATATTTAGATATAGCTGAGAAAACTTTTAATTTTTTAATAAATCAAACTTTTAAAAACGATAAATATATTCCTATTGGACAAAATGGTTGGTTTATAAAAGATAAAAAAAGGCATTATTTTGATCAACAGCCTGAGGATACTGCATCCACCGTACAGGCTTTCAATAAGATGTTTATGTTAACAAACAAAGATATTTATAGAAAATTTGCAAATACAGCATTTAATTGGTTTTTAGGAGATAATATTTTGGGTCAAGTTGTGTATGACAGAACAACTGGAGGTTGTTATGATGGAATTGGTAAAAAATTTATTAATTTAAATCAAGGTGCTGAATCTACTATTTCATATATTTTAGCACGTCTTTCTTTTGATTTTAAAACTAGCGAATAA